From the genome of Cryptococcus deuterogattii R265 chromosome 5, complete sequence:
CATTCTCTCGTCCTCtaatcttctttccttttgcTAAACCTCGTTCCTTTGATAGTAATGTAACATGGTAATCCACAAAAAAGATCAGACAGACACAATGCATCTTCGAACATCGCAAAGTCTACTACGACCATCTCATGCATCATTCAAGCTCTAGTTTGCCTCCTGACGCAGCTTCAGGAGCTCATTTCCGTACTGCATAAAGTAAAAGTCCGCATCTGCATTGTAGTTCCAGTGCATCAGCTCGCGCCATAGGCTACCTCTGTGCTCTTGCGCTACTCACAGACAAGGCCGTGATCAAGGAGCCTCTTTGTGGCGAGTTCGTTTCCGTTAATCGTCGAGTGCTGCGCCATTCATTGGTCAGCTTTCAGCGGAGGCTAGCTACCTAACGCAGCTCACCTCCAAAATCGTCTCCCACCCACCCTCCCCAGACCACTCGGTCTCCTTGCAGCGTCGCCTTCCCCGTCCTGCACTCCCGCATCAGGTCGTCGACGAGCTTGAACGACTTGGTGAGATATTGCTCCGCCGCGAGCGGATTGGTGGGTCGAAGCAAGCGGTAGAGCATGAGCAGGCCGCAGGCCGTAACGGCGCTGGCAGAGGCGTCGTATGGGCAGGGCTTGGGGGCGTCAAAGTCCCTAATGGGCGGCGTTGCAGCTTGTCAACGTTCGCCTCTCGTCTGATGTAAAGAGCTGCTGAAAGCTGAGCTTACCACCATGGGACGCGCGACTcgggaagaagctcgaagAATTTGTCGGCGAGCTTGCATGCGGTCTCTAGAAAGTCTTTGCGGCCGGTGCGAAGAGCTGCGGGATCATCAGCTGTGCGACGGAGAGTGTATGTGGTGCAAGCTGGACATACCACATTGGGCGTACCCGTAGATAGCCCACGATTGGCCCCGCGACCACGTCGACTCGTCCGCGTAGCCTGCCACCCCTCGTTTGCTTAGTTGTATCTTCGCATCAGGATTCGGAATAGCTGCTCACCTTGATGCGTCATGCACTTTTTAACGCTCCCATCTTGATTAAAGTCGACGACGTGATACGTCGTATAGTCAGGCCGGACATGGCTATTCAATGACTTTTCGGCTTGGTGCGTCGCAACGTGCGCATACTTGGGGTCGCCGGTGAGCTCGGTGGCTTCGTACAGCATGTCCAAGTTCATCTGCAATATGTCAACTGACTGATCCGACTCGATTGAGGGCGGAGGACTCACAAGATTGTCGATGATAACGAGGTAGTGCTCGTCCAGGTTGTCATCCCTCCAGAGGTCGGGCATGTTGGCTTTGCGCATCATGGTCCAACTCCTCATGCAGCCGACCTATGTGTGATGGGGAATCAGTTCAAGCTTAGAACAAAGTGGTTAATGTAGGCTGTTAGGCTGACCTCGGGGGTGTAGAGCTCGACCAGTGAGTCCGCTGCATCGATAAGCACACGCTTCGCTTCCTCGTCCCCCGTCAATGCAAAATCCCTACAAGAACGCCTCCTGTCAGCTCTCCCACCCCCCCAGATAGCACAGGAAACGCCCACTCACATCCCATAGCACAGCTGGAACCTGAATCCTTGATCATGATTGatcgccttcttcgccaaaaATTTGAACGACTCTTGATATCTCCTGGCGAGGCGCATGATCTCCTTGTCGGGGTAGCTCGGCTCGACAGCCTCGGGGAGGAGACGCCGGCGCTCCTCGACGAGCCAAAGGAGGCCGGGGAAGAAGCCTTGGGTCCAGGAGGTTGCCGCTTGAGGACAGGGTGTCAGGTTTAGCACGATGGCATGTGTGGAGTCTACAACTCACCTTTGCTGCAGTGGTATTCGTGGCTTACTTGGGGTGTGGTGTACTCGGGGATGCGCATGATGGGGGTCCCCTATGTGGATATCCAATTAGTGCTGGACTAATATCACTTAGGGGTAACGGCAAACAGTACTCACTTCGGGCCCCTCGTACTTCTTTGCGACCTCGACGATTTTAATACTGTCGCTCACGTCGTAGAGCCTGGGAAAGGCGGTGGGAATCTGTTGAAGCTTGTTCATGATGGCGAGTGGGTGGTTGATGTGCGCAGAAGGCGACAATGAGGGCTGTTGAGGACCTATTTTTACTTTGTCTTGGATGCCCTTTTATGAACTGAGCGCTGCAGTATCCTGAAGCGACCGGCGGCTGGGGAGGTCGATGGAGTGAGCTCGCGGAAAACTGTGGATATaggttcttcctctgttgTGCCAAACTTACGTGACAATATCGAGCCAtgaggagtgggagtgATGCGATGATTAGCATCTATGGATATACAACACAATAGAGGCGGGGTGATAATGCAGACACTGGACGGGGAAAGTCCGTCCTTTCAGCAACAGCGGTagggtggaggtgagaaAGCTCAGGAACGGGTCCGGCAACAATTAGCCATCCCAAGCCGTAACTCCGGCGGATATAGCAAAAACCGCGGGACGTCTTCTATAATCCTCTATCCAACCGTATGTACACCACTCCTCCGTATCAAACCCCGGAACATGACACCAACTACCTCCACGGAGCCAATCCGGAGAAGCAGCAAGGCCTGCGAGAGCTGCCGAATCAGAAGGGTCCGGTGCAGCGGGGTCGTCCC
Proteins encoded in this window:
- a CDS encoding glycosyl hydrolase family 88; the protein is MNKLQQIPTAFPRLYDVSDSIKIVEVAKKYEGPEGTPIMRIPEYTTPQVSHEYHCSKAATSWTQGFFPGLLWLVEERRRLLPEAVEPSYPDKEIMRLARRYQESFKFLAKKAINHDQGFRFQLCYGMDFALTGDEEAKRVLIDAADSLVELYTPEVGCMRSWTMMRKANMPDLWRDDNLDEHYLVIIDNLMNLDMLYEATELTGDPKYAHVATHQAEKSLNSHVRPDYTTYHVVDFNQDGSVKKCMTHQGYADESTWSRGQSWAIYGYAQCALRTGRKDFLETACKLADKFFELLPESRVPWWDFDAPKPCPYDASASAVTACGLLMLYRLLRPTNPLAAEQYLTKSFKLVDDLMRECRTGKATLQGDRVVWGGWVGDDFGALDD